Proteins encoded by one window of Candidatus Nitrosocosmicus hydrocola:
- a CDS encoding putative quinol monooxygenase has protein sequence MQKNGENLSYRVLATLEAKSESRQELMNFLVTLVATARGEQGNISYDLHCSTQNPNEFLFDEVWDAKIDFDRHYESSKSHNDRERVRGLLAKPLEIKTYVKIAE, from the coding sequence ATGCAAAAAAATGGAGAAAATTTGTCATATAGAGTATTGGCAACCCTTGAAGCAAAAAGTGAATCAAGACAAGAATTAATGAATTTTCTAGTTACTCTGGTTGCAACTGCAAGAGGAGAACAAGGTAATATCTCTTACGATTTACATTGCTCTACTCAGAATCCAAATGAATTTCTTTTCGATGAGGTTTGGGATGCAAAAATAGATTTCGATAGACATTACGAGAGTTCAAAGTCCCATAACGATCGCGAACGAGTAAGAGGACTTTTAGCAAAACCACTCGAGATCAAAACATATGTGAAGATAGCCGAATAA
- a CDS encoding Coq4 family protein, translating into MSKVDNIELLGGMIKHLVTNRGKLDTVFDLEDGFRDTIWMQNCVERLKEDPESAKMFEERYMGPEYDLDELSKLPKDTLGYNYAFLMKTMGFEPHFYRSRDRPSLENDSDYVTMRVRKTHDLYHTVSGFNMAIGEIGVIALNVTQYSYPAFMLIDLVAVGAACFPGLASIPQSEKIHSSMIFETLSKGIKMAQECKPLFPVKFEEMIEMPIDDVRKKLNIVPLKEGPSWYQYPKIKEAGIY; encoded by the coding sequence ATGAGTAAGGTAGACAATATCGAGCTTTTAGGTGGAATGATCAAACATCTAGTAACAAATCGTGGAAAACTAGATACGGTATTTGATCTCGAAGATGGATTTAGAGACACAATTTGGATGCAAAACTGCGTTGAACGACTAAAAGAAGACCCTGAATCAGCAAAAATGTTTGAAGAAAGATACATGGGGCCTGAATATGATTTGGATGAATTGTCCAAACTACCAAAGGACACTCTTGGTTACAATTATGCATTCCTGATGAAAACTATGGGTTTTGAACCACACTTTTATCGCTCAAGGGATAGACCCTCTTTAGAGAACGATTCAGATTATGTAACGATGAGGGTGAGAAAAACTCATGACCTTTATCATACAGTTAGCGGTTTTAATATGGCAATTGGAGAAATAGGTGTTATTGCATTAAATGTTACGCAATATTCCTACCCGGCATTCATGCTTATAGATCTTGTGGCCGTTGGTGCAGCATGTTTTCCAGGTTTAGCCAGTATTCCTCAGTCCGAAAAAATTCATTCATCAATGATCTTTGAAACATTGTCCAAAGGAATAAAGATGGCCCAGGAATGTAAACCATTATTCCCTGTAAAGTTTGAGGAAATGATTGAAATGCCCATAGATGATGTCAGAAAGAAACTCAATATAGTACCTCTTAAGGAAGGTCCAAGCTGGTATCAATATCCAAAGATCAAAGAAGCAGGAATATACTAG
- a CDS encoding hemerythrin domain-containing protein: protein MRPTDSLRKDHALIDKMIGALKIISTLLQNGTTIPRPILDQTIEFSTNFTNKCHHGKEEELLFPTLEKNGMPKEGGPIARMLFEHEITKDLTNSIIKSTDIYTSTGQSAALIEDIEKYIDHVSLHISKENQRLFGMADMILADQQKELISGLDDIEKNKLSDFKRNRNYYEELVEKVTLSKNMK, encoded by the coding sequence GTGAGACCTACAGATTCTTTAAGAAAAGATCACGCCCTCATAGACAAAATGATCGGCGCGCTTAAAATTATCTCTACATTATTACAAAATGGAACAACAATACCAAGACCAATCTTGGACCAAACAATTGAATTTTCAACTAATTTTACCAATAAATGTCATCATGGAAAGGAAGAGGAATTGCTGTTTCCTACTTTGGAGAAAAATGGGATGCCCAAGGAAGGAGGTCCTATTGCTCGCATGTTATTTGAACACGAGATAACAAAGGATCTTACAAATTCTATTATCAAATCCACTGATATTTATACCTCTACGGGTCAGTCTGCGGCGTTAATAGAAGATATTGAAAAATACATCGATCATGTAAGTCTTCATATTTCGAAGGAAAATCAAAGATTGTTTGGTATGGCTGATATGATTTTAGCCGATCAACAAAAAGAATTGATTAGCGGCCTGGATGATATTGAAAAAAACAAGTTAAGTGACTTTAAGAGAAATCGTAATTATTACGAGGAGCTAGTAGAGAAGGTTACACTCTCCAAAAATATGAAGTAA
- a CDS encoding nitroreductase family protein — MDAYDCIVTKLEVREFDVNSLVPSEIRLKILEAARLTGSSLNTQPWRFIVVQNQDNLRKLSDDSTSGKWISGANFAIIIITNPYFRFHLIDAGKVVQNMQLAAWNFGVGSALFTGIDEQKIRDDFALPLDYKPVIVVGFGYPKKRITGKSKKKKRLPMTELVSFEEYGIATSKNRI; from the coding sequence ATGGACGCATATGATTGCATAGTAACCAAACTCGAGGTAAGAGAATTTGATGTTAATAGTCTAGTCCCTTCTGAAATTAGGTTAAAGATTTTGGAGGCTGCTAGGTTGACAGGCAGTTCTCTAAATACTCAGCCATGGAGATTCATTGTAGTACAAAACCAAGACAACCTGAGAAAATTATCTGATGACAGCACTAGTGGTAAGTGGATTTCTGGAGCTAATTTTGCAATTATTATCATAACCAATCCTTACTTCCGCTTTCATCTTATAGATGCTGGGAAAGTAGTACAAAACATGCAGCTTGCGGCATGGAATTTTGGGGTGGGGTCTGCTTTATTTACTGGAATTGATGAACAAAAAATCCGAGACGACTTTGCCTTACCATTGGATTACAAACCCGTTATTGTTGTTGGGTTCGGATATCCAAAGAAAAGGATAACTGGAAAATCTAAGAAGAAAAAAAGGTTGCCAATGACTGAGCTAGTTTCGTTTGAAGAGTATGGCATCGCTACTAGCAAAAATCGCATTTAA
- a CDS encoding GNAT family N-acetyltransferase, with the protein MNSDSVLVRQTVISDIPKIVKLQEESFSDLAKIGNIWHPNELQSHIDIFPEGQLVAELDGNIVGSATSLIVNLKPKYSEHTWEGITGNGMLTTHTLAGDSLYGADISTHPKVRHKGIGHKLYQGRKDVTMKFNLKRMIAGGRLYNYCDYANKTSPLEYALKVVNSEIHDLVLSFDLVNGFKFIKILPNYLEDARSLNYASFIEWLNPHFNPIRD; encoded by the coding sequence TTGAATTCTGATTCCGTACTTGTAAGACAAACAGTCATATCAGATATACCTAAAATAGTAAAATTGCAAGAGGAATCTTTCTCTGATCTAGCCAAAATAGGAAATATTTGGCATCCTAATGAATTACAAAGTCACATTGACATATTTCCCGAAGGACAGCTTGTCGCCGAACTGGATGGTAACATAGTTGGTTCTGCTACCAGCTTAATTGTTAATCTCAAACCCAAATACTCAGAGCATACATGGGAGGGAATTACTGGAAATGGAATGTTGACTACACATACTCTCGCAGGAGACAGCCTTTATGGTGCGGATATTTCAACTCATCCAAAAGTCAGGCATAAGGGAATAGGACACAAGCTATATCAGGGACGAAAGGATGTGACGATGAAATTTAATCTGAAGCGAATGATAGCAGGCGGAAGATTATATAATTATTGTGATTATGCTAATAAAACTTCTCCTTTAGAATATGCACTAAAAGTTGTTAACAGTGAGATACATGATTTGGTTTTAAGCTTCGACTTAGTCAATGGATTCAAATTCATAAAAATATTGCCCAATTATCTAGAAGATGCTCGCTCACTCAACTACGCTAGCTTTATTGAATGGTTAAATCCTCATTTTAACCCAATCAGGGATTAG
- a CDS encoding polyprenyl synthetase family protein, which yields MNERDYQFTPFIERFNEYIVKIDESLFKEIECYSWSEFYLPLKYACQGGKRIRPLILNLAAETVLDSNINSTSANVADNIFSVSSAVELLHTESVIHDDIIDSDNLRRGQPSFHVKYGYNASILTADFILGIILNISAKANNSLVTQELSKASIRMSEGEMLELRLVKNHSISQEQYINVIENKTASLFEASAKMGAILANGSENQINALANFGRLLGIAYQIHDDLIDYNNEERLFNILVKQNDENNIFIEIMENTYLNYSDLARKELERIEGSNRSKRILQELTNLSSFS from the coding sequence TTGAATGAAAGAGACTATCAATTTACTCCATTCATTGAGAGGTTTAATGAATATATTGTAAAGATAGATGAATCATTATTCAAAGAAATTGAATGTTATTCATGGTCGGAATTTTATTTACCACTTAAATATGCCTGCCAAGGTGGCAAACGGATTAGGCCACTGATCTTAAATTTGGCTGCCGAAACAGTTCTCGATAGTAACATAAATTCTACAAGTGCCAATGTAGCTGACAATATTTTTTCGGTTTCATCTGCTGTTGAATTATTACATACAGAATCCGTAATACATGATGACATTATAGACTCTGATAATCTAAGAAGAGGACAACCCTCCTTTCATGTCAAATATGGTTACAACGCTAGTATCCTAACTGCCGATTTTATTTTGGGAATTATCCTAAATATTAGTGCCAAAGCTAACAATAGTTTAGTAACACAAGAATTATCCAAAGCATCAATAAGAATGAGTGAGGGCGAAATGCTGGAATTGAGACTGGTTAAGAACCACAGCATTTCCCAGGAACAATATATAAATGTGATTGAAAATAAAACAGCATCACTATTTGAAGCATCTGCAAAAATGGGTGCTATACTCGCCAACGGAAGTGAAAATCAGATAAATGCTTTGGCAAATTTTGGAAGATTATTAGGTATCGCATATCAGATACATGATGATCTAATTGATTACAATAATGAAGAGAGATTATTTAACATATTAGTTAAACAGAACGATGAGAATAATATTTTCATTGAGATCATGGAAAATACGTATCTCAATTACTCAGACCTTGCTAGAAAAGAACTTGAGAGGATTGAAGGAAGTAATAGGTCAAAAAGAATTCTCCAGGAATTGACTAATCTGAGTTCCTTTTCATAG
- a CDS encoding YybH family protein: MTAIVSPEELLDQVTELINSKDINSLIQLYETEASFVEQSGKLINGRQNIRLKLLEFLVMNGKLRTSIRKSIQSGNIALIYSDWTFTGSSSDGAAIDLSGTSVNIVRKQSDNSWQIVIDDPWGIVQT, translated from the coding sequence ATGACAGCGATCGTCTCACCTGAGGAATTACTTGACCAAGTGACTGAATTGATAAATAGTAAAGATATTAATTCATTGATTCAACTTTACGAAACGGAAGCAAGCTTTGTTGAACAATCCGGCAAGCTTATTAATGGTAGGCAAAATATTCGACTAAAACTACTAGAATTCCTGGTAATGAATGGTAAATTAAGGACTTCCATAAGAAAGTCGATCCAATCTGGTAATATTGCTTTGATATATAGTGATTGGACCTTCACAGGTTCATCTTCAGATGGTGCAGCAATTGATCTTAGTGGAACTTCAGTTAACATAGTTAGAAAACAATCCGATAACAGTTGGCAAATAGTAATAGATGATCCATGGGGTATAGTTCAAACCTAA
- a CDS encoding iron-containing redox enzyme family protein, which produces MEKSYGAQCLLSEIALKYTMTLLIDQINIEIEKHSLLKHKFYQMWQEGKLTLDHLAGYSKEYYQLVKTVPLIVENTLKNNSNPHYEQLIKAALQDEHEHIDPWIKFASSLRVNKQDLLSYSPDPGTNHALDSLLEISSASFIEGAATMYAFEKELPKISETKSAGLKEFYGLHDEASHQYFDIHREVDIYHARMWESILNNCPEEVHEKVLNATRISLKAQNDLLDAVQEKFVEKTNPTLSQ; this is translated from the coding sequence ATGGAAAAGTCATATGGTGCACAATGTTTATTATCGGAAATTGCACTCAAATATACTATGACACTATTAATTGATCAAATAAATATAGAGATAGAGAAGCATAGCCTGCTAAAACACAAGTTTTATCAGATGTGGCAAGAGGGGAAGTTGACTTTGGACCACCTAGCCGGATATTCAAAAGAATACTACCAATTGGTAAAAACTGTTCCACTTATCGTAGAAAATACTTTGAAAAACAATTCTAATCCACACTATGAGCAGTTGATCAAAGCGGCACTTCAAGATGAGCATGAACATATAGATCCTTGGATAAAATTTGCTTCATCGTTACGGGTAAATAAACAAGACCTTCTGAGTTATTCTCCTGATCCTGGTACAAACCATGCTTTAGATAGTTTATTGGAAATTTCAAGTGCCTCATTTATTGAAGGTGCAGCAACTATGTACGCTTTTGAAAAGGAACTACCTAAGATTAGTGAAACAAAGAGTGCGGGTTTAAAAGAATTTTATGGTTTACATGATGAAGCATCCCACCAATACTTTGACATCCATAGAGAAGTCGACATATATCATGCTAGGATGTGGGAGAGCATTTTGAACAATTGTCCCGAAGAAGTGCATGAAAAAGTATTGAATGCTACAAGAATATCATTAAAGGCCCAAAATGATCTGTTGGATGCAGTTCAAGAAAAATTTGTAGAGAAGACCAACCCCACATTAAGTCAATAA
- a CDS encoding radical SAM protein — protein MVDIIYGMGITDIVRDFPSIFNMLIKYMSIKLFNSKPFIYGSADIINVCNLHCSHCYWWKTRRNEKDELSVEDWKQLIKNTFKKHHVYVVTLVGGEPLMREDVIKIFCEEMPRRVCVVTNGTFPLPRINKLYFYWISLDGTQQIHDSIRGKGSYEKTKKNILEYIKGPPRNGKPAWKDIWITMTINALNYETIEDLVLEWRGIINKIGFQFHTPFADNDPLWLPFGDIRNEVIDKILGLQKKYPEFVMNTEKQLQLMKGPWGGIKITPVDCPSWAILSLDHKGETKHPCCIGSSDSNALRPICEKCGVGCYSILVAQGLKND, from the coding sequence ATGGTAGATATCATTTATGGAATGGGTATTACTGATATTGTTAGAGATTTTCCTTCCATTTTTAATATGTTGATAAAGTATATGTCGATAAAACTCTTCAATTCAAAACCCTTTATTTACGGATCAGCTGATATTATAAATGTCTGCAATCTGCATTGCTCACATTGTTACTGGTGGAAAACCAGAAGAAATGAAAAAGATGAATTAAGTGTTGAAGACTGGAAACAATTAATTAAAAATACTTTCAAAAAACATCATGTATATGTGGTTACTCTTGTGGGAGGGGAACCACTGATGAGAGAGGATGTAATCAAAATTTTTTGTGAAGAGATGCCTAGACGTGTATGTGTTGTAACAAATGGTACATTTCCTCTACCTCGAATCAATAAACTATATTTCTATTGGATCTCTTTAGATGGTACTCAACAAATTCACGATAGCATACGAGGAAAAGGTTCATATGAAAAAACAAAGAAAAATATATTGGAGTATATCAAAGGGCCACCCAGAAATGGTAAACCTGCTTGGAAAGATATTTGGATTACTATGACTATCAATGCTCTAAATTATGAGACTATTGAAGATTTGGTATTAGAATGGAGAGGTATTATAAACAAGATTGGATTTCAGTTTCACACACCATTTGCTGACAATGATCCGCTTTGGCTTCCTTTCGGTGATATAAGGAATGAGGTAATAGATAAAATATTAGGGTTACAGAAAAAATACCCTGAATTTGTTATGAATACAGAAAAACAATTACAATTAATGAAAGGTCCTTGGGGTGGTATTAAGATAACTCCAGTTGATTGTCCCTCATGGGCAATACTCTCATTGGATCATAAAGGTGAGACTAAACACCCTTGTTGCATTGGAAGTTCAGACAGTAATGCACTTAGACCTATATGTGAAAAATGTGGTGTTGGATGTTATTCTATCCTAGTCGCTCAAGGACTAAAGAACGACTAG